A stretch of the Parus major isolate Abel chromosome 15, Parus_major1.1, whole genome shotgun sequence genome encodes the following:
- the KIAA1671 gene encoding uncharacterized protein KIAA1671 homolog isoform X4, whose product MVPLVEGSTHSFLGKQQIHGIKTIRREEDQLRQCFSRQPPGAKDTDTLVQEPDSQYGTWNEQRHSSDSFVGESPSLDNEVVSGRKQPPGSHPSSLSSQTEPPSLPEHHDFSKDQRSTSLDRSSTDMDSTDGADLPPTGDTLPEDKSYFSFIDHTAVLDSSALKTRVQLSKKRRCRAPASHSLRRSRGLDLENRFSLTEEPDNGWMFKDSTEEKKTMQQEDSEEEEKIQHTPRSSSVQAQRLPVFPGMDHSVLKAQLRKRQESESTGDMGSAQLFKSPKAQLGTPSSRVLPSSVEKEDRSEEKSPQWLKELKSKKRQSHYENQV is encoded by the exons GGATCCACTCATTCTTTCTTAGGAAAGCAGCAGATCCATGGAATAAAAACAATCAGGAGAGAAGAG GACCAGCTGAGGCAATGCTTCTCCAGGCAGCCGCCGGGGGCGAAGGACACGGACACGCTGGTGCAGGAGCCCGACAGCCAGTACGGCACCTGGAACGAGCAGCGGCACAGCAGCGACAG CTTTGTGGGAGAATCCCCTTCCCTGGACAATGAGGTGGTGTCGGGGCGGAAGCAGCCCCCGGGCAGCCACCCGTCCTCGCTGTCCTCGCAGACAGAGCCACCCTCCCTGCCTGAGCACCATGACTTCTCCAAAGACCAAAGGAGCACCAGCCTGGACCGTTCCAGCACGGACATGGACTCCACTGATGGGGCTGATCTGCCTCCTACAGGGGACACGCTCCCTGAGGACAAGAGTTACTTCTCCTTCATCGAT CACACGGCTGTCCTGGACTCCAGTGCTCTCAAGACTCGGGTGCAGCTGAGCAAGAAGCGCCGGTGCCGGGCACCCGCGTCCCACTCGCTGCgcaggagcagagggctggACCTGGAGAACAGGTTTTCCTTGACAGAAGAACCAGATAATGGCTGGATGTTCAAAGATTCCACAG aagagaagaaaactaTGCAACAGGAAGAttctgaggaggaagagaagatcCAGCACACTCCAAGGTCATCTTCTGTGCAAGCCCAGAGACTGCCCGTGTTCCCAGGGATGGATCACTCTGTTCTCAAG gCCCAGCTGCGGAAAAGACAGGAGTCTGAGAGCACTGGTGACatgggctctgctcagctcttcaAATCCCCCAAAGCACAGCTCGgcactcccagcagcagagtgcTGCCCTCCAGTGTGGAAAAGGAGGACAG GTCAGAAGAAAAGTCTCCTCAGTGGCTGAAAGAGCTGAAGTCAAAGAAGAGACAGAGCCATTATGAGAATCAGGTTTGA
- the KIAA1671 gene encoding uncharacterized protein KIAA1671 homolog isoform X5 yields MEYYYCPRLLKFLQYLWDQLRQCFSRQPPGAKDTDTLVQEPDSQYGTWNEQRHSSDSFVGESPSLDNEVVSGRKQPPGSHPSSLSSQTEPPSLPEHHDFSKDQRSTSLDRSSTDMDSTDGADLPPTGDTLPEDKSYFSFIDHTAVLDSSALKTRVQLSKKRRCRAPASHSLRRSRGLDLENRFSLTEEPDNGWMFKDSTEEKKTMQQEDSEEEEKIQHTPRSSSVQAQRLPVFPGMDHSVLKAQLRKRQESESTGDMGSAQLFKSPKAQLGTPSSRVLPSSVEKEDRSEEKSPQWLKELKSKKRQSHYENQV; encoded by the exons GACCAGCTGAGGCAATGCTTCTCCAGGCAGCCGCCGGGGGCGAAGGACACGGACACGCTGGTGCAGGAGCCCGACAGCCAGTACGGCACCTGGAACGAGCAGCGGCACAGCAGCGACAG CTTTGTGGGAGAATCCCCTTCCCTGGACAATGAGGTGGTGTCGGGGCGGAAGCAGCCCCCGGGCAGCCACCCGTCCTCGCTGTCCTCGCAGACAGAGCCACCCTCCCTGCCTGAGCACCATGACTTCTCCAAAGACCAAAGGAGCACCAGCCTGGACCGTTCCAGCACGGACATGGACTCCACTGATGGGGCTGATCTGCCTCCTACAGGGGACACGCTCCCTGAGGACAAGAGTTACTTCTCCTTCATCGAT CACACGGCTGTCCTGGACTCCAGTGCTCTCAAGACTCGGGTGCAGCTGAGCAAGAAGCGCCGGTGCCGGGCACCCGCGTCCCACTCGCTGCgcaggagcagagggctggACCTGGAGAACAGGTTTTCCTTGACAGAAGAACCAGATAATGGCTGGATGTTCAAAGATTCCACAG aagagaagaaaactaTGCAACAGGAAGAttctgaggaggaagagaagatcCAGCACACTCCAAGGTCATCTTCTGTGCAAGCCCAGAGACTGCCCGTGTTCCCAGGGATGGATCACTCTGTTCTCAAG gCCCAGCTGCGGAAAAGACAGGAGTCTGAGAGCACTGGTGACatgggctctgctcagctcttcaAATCCCCCAAAGCACAGCTCGgcactcccagcagcagagtgcTGCCCTCCAGTGTGGAAAAGGAGGACAG GTCAGAAGAAAAGTCTCCTCAGTGGCTGAAAGAGCTGAAGTCAAAGAAGAGACAGAGCCATTATGAGAATCAGGTTTGA
- the KIAA1671 gene encoding uncharacterized protein KIAA1671 homolog isoform X7 → MVPLVEDQLRQCFSRQPPGAKDTDTLVQEPDSQYGTWNEQRHSSDSFVGESPSLDNEVVSGRKQPPGSHPSSLSSQTEPPSLPEHHDFSKDQRSTSLDRSSTDMDSTDGADLPPTGDTLPEDKSYFSFIDHTAVLDSSALKTRVQLSKKRRCRAPASHSLRRSRGLDLENRFSLTEEPDNGWMFKDSTEEKKTMQQEDSEEEEKIQHTPRSSSVQAQRLPVFPGMDHSVLKAQLRKRQESESTGDMGSAQLFKSPKAQLGTPSSRVLPSSVEKEDRSEEKSPQWLKELKSKKRQSHYENQV, encoded by the exons GACCAGCTGAGGCAATGCTTCTCCAGGCAGCCGCCGGGGGCGAAGGACACGGACACGCTGGTGCAGGAGCCCGACAGCCAGTACGGCACCTGGAACGAGCAGCGGCACAGCAGCGACAG CTTTGTGGGAGAATCCCCTTCCCTGGACAATGAGGTGGTGTCGGGGCGGAAGCAGCCCCCGGGCAGCCACCCGTCCTCGCTGTCCTCGCAGACAGAGCCACCCTCCCTGCCTGAGCACCATGACTTCTCCAAAGACCAAAGGAGCACCAGCCTGGACCGTTCCAGCACGGACATGGACTCCACTGATGGGGCTGATCTGCCTCCTACAGGGGACACGCTCCCTGAGGACAAGAGTTACTTCTCCTTCATCGAT CACACGGCTGTCCTGGACTCCAGTGCTCTCAAGACTCGGGTGCAGCTGAGCAAGAAGCGCCGGTGCCGGGCACCCGCGTCCCACTCGCTGCgcaggagcagagggctggACCTGGAGAACAGGTTTTCCTTGACAGAAGAACCAGATAATGGCTGGATGTTCAAAGATTCCACAG aagagaagaaaactaTGCAACAGGAAGAttctgaggaggaagagaagatcCAGCACACTCCAAGGTCATCTTCTGTGCAAGCCCAGAGACTGCCCGTGTTCCCAGGGATGGATCACTCTGTTCTCAAG gCCCAGCTGCGGAAAAGACAGGAGTCTGAGAGCACTGGTGACatgggctctgctcagctcttcaAATCCCCCAAAGCACAGCTCGgcactcccagcagcagagtgcTGCCCTCCAGTGTGGAAAAGGAGGACAG GTCAGAAGAAAAGTCTCCTCAGTGGCTGAAAGAGCTGAAGTCAAAGAAGAGACAGAGCCATTATGAGAATCAGGTTTGA
- the KIAA1671 gene encoding uncharacterized protein KIAA1671 homolog isoform X6, producing the protein MTYSLWAAFIGWIDQLRQCFSRQPPGAKDTDTLVQEPDSQYGTWNEQRHSSDSFVGESPSLDNEVVSGRKQPPGSHPSSLSSQTEPPSLPEHHDFSKDQRSTSLDRSSTDMDSTDGADLPPTGDTLPEDKSYFSFIDHTAVLDSSALKTRVQLSKKRRCRAPASHSLRRSRGLDLENRFSLTEEPDNGWMFKDSTEEKKTMQQEDSEEEEKIQHTPRSSSVQAQRLPVFPGMDHSVLKAQLRKRQESESTGDMGSAQLFKSPKAQLGTPSSRVLPSSVEKEDRSEEKSPQWLKELKSKKRQSHYENQV; encoded by the exons GACCAGCTGAGGCAATGCTTCTCCAGGCAGCCGCCGGGGGCGAAGGACACGGACACGCTGGTGCAGGAGCCCGACAGCCAGTACGGCACCTGGAACGAGCAGCGGCACAGCAGCGACAG CTTTGTGGGAGAATCCCCTTCCCTGGACAATGAGGTGGTGTCGGGGCGGAAGCAGCCCCCGGGCAGCCACCCGTCCTCGCTGTCCTCGCAGACAGAGCCACCCTCCCTGCCTGAGCACCATGACTTCTCCAAAGACCAAAGGAGCACCAGCCTGGACCGTTCCAGCACGGACATGGACTCCACTGATGGGGCTGATCTGCCTCCTACAGGGGACACGCTCCCTGAGGACAAGAGTTACTTCTCCTTCATCGAT CACACGGCTGTCCTGGACTCCAGTGCTCTCAAGACTCGGGTGCAGCTGAGCAAGAAGCGCCGGTGCCGGGCACCCGCGTCCCACTCGCTGCgcaggagcagagggctggACCTGGAGAACAGGTTTTCCTTGACAGAAGAACCAGATAATGGCTGGATGTTCAAAGATTCCACAG aagagaagaaaactaTGCAACAGGAAGAttctgaggaggaagagaagatcCAGCACACTCCAAGGTCATCTTCTGTGCAAGCCCAGAGACTGCCCGTGTTCCCAGGGATGGATCACTCTGTTCTCAAG gCCCAGCTGCGGAAAAGACAGGAGTCTGAGAGCACTGGTGACatgggctctgctcagctcttcaAATCCCCCAAAGCACAGCTCGgcactcccagcagcagagtgcTGCCCTCCAGTGTGGAAAAGGAGGACAG GTCAGAAGAAAAGTCTCCTCAGTGGCTGAAAGAGCTGAAGTCAAAGAAGAGACAGAGCCATTATGAGAATCAGGTTTGA